The genomic stretch AGGGTTTGACGATAGCTAAACCCTTGAGTCTTCCTCTGTAAAACCGTTAAACCATCGGCGGCCAAATAACGAAATCGTTGTTCTATGGCATCTAACCAAGTTTCCCAGTCTTGACTTTGTATTTCTATGGGATCTGGGGTTTGTAAATAATCCAGGGGATTAAATTTACGAGAAAACAGAATTTGTGTTAAACTCCGTAATTCATCTTCCGTAGCGAGTTCTAGTGCTGATCGCAGTTCGTCCAACGTCCTGCCCTCCACCAAGGGTATTTTAGGTTAAATGTCTCAACTATTTTAATACTAGCGTTGAGTTATGTCTTTCTTTCACAGATATAGGACTTACGCAACGCCTACCTGATTTATGTTCTTTGTAGGGGCAATTCATAAATTACCCCTACAAGTAGGGTCTGTGGGTAAGTCCTGAGATAAATACAAAATAAACTGGCTAATTTGTGATCGAAAAGGATAAAATCCAGGTGCCGATGTAGACTCTTAAAGGAATTTGGCCTGAAGTCAAAACATCACAGATGAAATAATAGGTTCCCGAACTAGGATTTTTGACGTTGGAAAAGACGATTTCTGCTTTTTTTCCGGGTTCAATCGGTTCTTTTAGGTCAATTTCTATGACCCGACTTTCTTTATCCCAATAGACATTTCGAATCTCAACGGATTCTTTATCGACACGAACATCTACAGAGTCAGTATCAAGTTTACCGTCAAATTTAGGGACTTCGAGATAGGAAATATAGAACTTGCTCACTCCTTGTGTTAGCTTCTTGGAGGGAACTCGAAGTTTCATCCGCTCCCCGTAGAAATCTGGCCGTCCATTAAAGTCTAATTTGTAGTCGAGGATGTCGTTACGGTTTTCAACCCCGCTAAAAATCGTTAATCCAGGATTACTCTGGGCCCAGGATAGGGTTGGTACTCCGGTTAATAAACACCCCGACAGAGCTAAAATTGCCATTAAACGCTTCGATAGGACTGTTACTAAAGATTTATGGTTATTCATATTGAAGTTGGTCTTAGAAGCAGATTTTGTCCATAGGGAGTGATGAATTTTCAATCTTCACTCTCGGTGGTCAGTATAACAAAAGAAAGGCTAGGTCGGTTAGCTTTGACTGACCAGATTTTTAACTGTCAGATTAGAACTTAGGAATGAGGACTTCACTCAGCATTGGCTCGATACCAATCAATGGTATTTTTTAACCCTTGTTTAAAGCTCATTTCGGCCACAAATCCAAAGGCCTCTTTAGCTCTTTGTGTATCTAAACAACGGCGGGGTTGTCCATTGGGTTGATCTGTTTCCCAAACAATTTCCCCTTGAAATTCCATTAATTCACAAATTAATTCAACGAGATCTAGAATGGAAATTTCGTAATTTGTTCCCAAATTGACCGGCTCAGGATCATTATAGAATTGAGTTGCCATGACAATGCCACGGGCCGCATCTGTTGAATACAAAAACTCTCTCGTTGGGGAACCATCACCCCAAACAAACAGTTTTTTCTCTCCCTGTTGTTGTGCTTCATAAACTTTACGAATTAAAGCCGGAATTACATGGGAACTATTAGGATTAAAATTATCTTC from Crocosphaera sp. UHCC 0190 encodes the following:
- a CDS encoding DUF2808 domain-containing protein encodes the protein MNNHKSLVTVLSKRLMAILALSGCLLTGVPTLSWAQSNPGLTIFSGVENRNDILDYKLDFNGRPDFYGERMKLRVPSKKLTQGVSKFYISYLEVPKFDGKLDTDSVDVRVDKESVEIRNVYWDKESRVIEIDLKEPIEPGKKAEIVFSNVKNPSSGTYYFICDVLTSGQIPLRVYIGTWILSFSITN